A genomic segment from Epinephelus fuscoguttatus linkage group LG17, E.fuscoguttatus.final_Chr_v1 encodes:
- the LOC125904366 gene encoding ladderlectin-like has product MLDRTEEKEEEVIEKIQGDAKRNSCPPGWSKYGSRCFIYIHREVPWVDAEKFCVRNGANLASVHNPGEYEFIQEVVRGSTGRFPQAWIGGNDAIKDFVWLWSDGSGFYYHDWSMAEPDNHENSEKCVVMNRPGDLLWGDVNCELRRSFVCGTRPV; this is encoded by the exons ATGTTAGACAGgacagaggagaaggaggaggaggtgatagAAAAGATTCAGGGTGATGCCAAGCGAAACAGCTGCCCGCCCGGCTGGTCCAAATATGGATCTAGATGTTTCATCTACATCCACAGAGAGGTGCCCTGGGTAGATGCAGAG AAATTCTGTGTGCGTAACGGTGCCAATCTCGCCTCTGTGCATAACCCAGGAGAGTATGAATTCATCCAGGAGGTTGTGAGGGGGAGCACAGGGCGCTTTCCTCAAGCCTGGATTGGCGGGAATGATGCCATAAAG GATTTTGTATGGCTCTGGAGCGATGGGTCAGGGTTTTATTACCATGATTGGAGCATGGCTGAGCCTGACAATCATGAAAACAGCGAGAAATGTGTTGTGATGAACCGACCAG GTGACCTCCTGTGGGGGGATGTGAACTGTGAGCTGAGGCGTTCCTTCGTCTGTGGAACAAGACCAGTTTAA
- the zgc:91910 gene encoding zinc finger protein 706-like, giving the protein MARGQQKIQSQQKNAKKAAEKKKGQAADQKSAAKAALVHTCPVCRTQMPDPKTFKQHFESKHPKSPMPPELVDVQA; this is encoded by the exons ATGGCTCGTGGGCAGCAGAAGATTCAGTCTCAGCAAAAGAACGCCAAGAAGGCAGCAGAAAAGAAGAAAGGTCAAGCTGCTGACCAGAAGAGTGCAGCAAAGGCTGCACTGGTCCACACCTGCCCTGTCTGCCGG aCACAGATGCCCGACCCCAAGACCTTCAAACAGCACTTTGAGAGCAAACACCCCAAGTCTCCCATGCCCCCTGAGCTGGTGGATGTTCAGGCATAA